In Pygocentrus nattereri isolate fPygNat1 chromosome 30, fPygNat1.pri, whole genome shotgun sequence, the following proteins share a genomic window:
- the tmem182b gene encoding transmembrane protein 182 isoform X2 — MSFSLSTMRLEVLQFIAGFCGALGSVFLLLSLGTDYWLLASESCDPGDKITTRLRRSTTEDGLQEHQDGPKHVVLAYHEGVFWRCSYVKEIDREEDSMLDFWISRLKKQANLGLKRISSWRSTAYANQPSEKICTPAYLSQVPLSGISTSDSATVHRAFWCIMSVLGLTMVTLGVFVTICGIPTASRRLYEAGGALFITGGLLIFLVVGTFAAWVQGSSTLEQYVLQRRLSACPSLHLSVHYGLSFMLAPAASFFCLLCGLLILLMQTASRAESASAAREPPSVQEGWQVSTL, encoded by the exons ATGAGCTTCAGTTTATCCACCATGCGGCTGGAAGTGCTGCAGTTCATTGCTGGATTCTGTGGAGCTCTGGGCTCAGTCTTTCTTCTGCTTTCTCTGGGGACCGACTACTGGCTGCTAGCCTCCGAGTCTTGTGATCCAGGGGACAAAATTACTACACGACTTAGGAGATCCACGACAGAG GATGGCCTTCAAGAACATCAAGATGGTCCCAAACATGTGGTCCTGGCCTACCATGAAGGTGTTTTCTGGAGATGCTCCTACGTGAAGGAAATAGACAGAGAAGAGGACAGCATGTTGGACTTTTGGATCAGTAGGTTGAAAAAACAGGCTAATCTGGGGTTAAAAAGGATTTCGTCATGGAGAAGCACTGCTTATG ccaACCAACCGTCAGAGAAGATATGCACACCAGCCTATCTCTCCCAAGTTCCTCTTTCTGgaatttcaacctcagattcagcTACTG TACATAGGGCCTTTTGGTGCATTATGTCTGTGCTGGGACTCACCATGGTTACGCTTGGTGTGTTTGTCACCATCTGCGGCATCCCAACGGCCAGCCGTCGCCTTTATGAGGCTGGAGGAGCTCTCTTCATAACTGGGG gcCTGCTTATCTTTTTGGTGGTAGGAACGTTTGCGGCGTGGGTGCAGGGTTCATCCACTCTGGAACAGTACGTCCTCCAGCGCAGGCTCTCGGCATGCCCCAGCCTCCACCTCAGCGTCCACTATGGCTTGTCCTTCATGCTGGCCCCTGCTGCCTCCTTCTTCTGCCTGCTGTGTGGCCTGCTGATCCTGCTTATGCAGACCGCCTCCAGAGCAGAGTCTGCAAGCGCAGCGCGTGAGCCGCCCTCAGTGCAGGAGGGATGGCAGGTCAGCACGCTGTAG
- the tmem182b gene encoding transmembrane protein 182 isoform X4, with the protein MSFSLSTMRLEVLQFIAGFCGALGSVFLLLSLGTDYWLLASESCDPGDKITTRLRRSTTEDGLQEHQDGPKHVVLAYHEGVFWRCSYVKEIDREEDSMLDFWITNQPSEKICTPAYLSQVPLSGISTSDSATVHRAFWCIMSVLGLTMVTLGVFVTICGIPTASRRLYEAGGALFITGGLLIFLVVGTFAAWVQGSSTLEQYVLQRRLSACPSLHLSVHYGLSFMLAPAASFFCLLCGLLILLMQTASRAESASAAREPPSVQEGWQVSTL; encoded by the exons ATGAGCTTCAGTTTATCCACCATGCGGCTGGAAGTGCTGCAGTTCATTGCTGGATTCTGTGGAGCTCTGGGCTCAGTCTTTCTTCTGCTTTCTCTGGGGACCGACTACTGGCTGCTAGCCTCCGAGTCTTGTGATCCAGGGGACAAAATTACTACACGACTTAGGAGATCCACGACAGAG GATGGCCTTCAAGAACATCAAGATGGTCCCAAACATGTGGTCCTGGCCTACCATGAAGGTGTTTTCTGGAGATGCTCCTACGTGAAGGAAATAGACAGAGAAGAGGACAGCATGTTGGACTTTTGGATCA ccaACCAACCGTCAGAGAAGATATGCACACCAGCCTATCTCTCCCAAGTTCCTCTTTCTGgaatttcaacctcagattcagcTACTG TACATAGGGCCTTTTGGTGCATTATGTCTGTGCTGGGACTCACCATGGTTACGCTTGGTGTGTTTGTCACCATCTGCGGCATCCCAACGGCCAGCCGTCGCCTTTATGAGGCTGGAGGAGCTCTCTTCATAACTGGGG gcCTGCTTATCTTTTTGGTGGTAGGAACGTTTGCGGCGTGGGTGCAGGGTTCATCCACTCTGGAACAGTACGTCCTCCAGCGCAGGCTCTCGGCATGCCCCAGCCTCCACCTCAGCGTCCACTATGGCTTGTCCTTCATGCTGGCCCCTGCTGCCTCCTTCTTCTGCCTGCTGTGTGGCCTGCTGATCCTGCTTATGCAGACCGCCTCCAGAGCAGAGTCTGCAAGCGCAGCGCGTGAGCCGCCCTCAGTGCAGGAGGGATGGCAGGTCAGCACGCTGTAG
- the tmem182b gene encoding transmembrane protein 182 isoform X3, translated as MSFSLSTMRLEVLQFIAGFCGALGSVFLLLSLGTDYWLLASESCDPGDKITTRLRRSTTEDGLQEHQDGPKHVVLAYHEGVFWRCSYVKEIDREEDSMLDFWITNQPSEKICTPAYLSQVPLSGISTSDSATVHRAFWCIMSVLGLTMVTLGVFVTICGIPTASRRLYEAGGALFITGAHQTPQGTPETSTARPAYLFGGRNVCGVGAGFIHSGTVRPPAQALGMPQPPPQRPLWLVLHAGPCCLLLLPAVWPADPAYADRLQSRVCKRSA; from the exons ATGAGCTTCAGTTTATCCACCATGCGGCTGGAAGTGCTGCAGTTCATTGCTGGATTCTGTGGAGCTCTGGGCTCAGTCTTTCTTCTGCTTTCTCTGGGGACCGACTACTGGCTGCTAGCCTCCGAGTCTTGTGATCCAGGGGACAAAATTACTACACGACTTAGGAGATCCACGACAGAG GATGGCCTTCAAGAACATCAAGATGGTCCCAAACATGTGGTCCTGGCCTACCATGAAGGTGTTTTCTGGAGATGCTCCTACGTGAAGGAAATAGACAGAGAAGAGGACAGCATGTTGGACTTTTGGATCA ccaACCAACCGTCAGAGAAGATATGCACACCAGCCTATCTCTCCCAAGTTCCTCTTTCTGgaatttcaacctcagattcagcTACTG TACATAGGGCCTTTTGGTGCATTATGTCTGTGCTGGGACTCACCATGGTTACGCTTGGTGTGTTTGTCACCATCTGCGGCATCCCAACGGCCAGCCGTCGCCTTTATGAGGCTGGAGGAGCTCTCTTCATAACTGGGG CACACCAAACTCCCCAAGGCACCCCTGAAACATCCACTgcaag gcCTGCTTATCTTTTTGGTGGTAGGAACGTTTGCGGCGTGGGTGCAGGGTTCATCCACTCTGGAACAGTACGTCCTCCAGCGCAGGCTCTCGGCATGCCCCAGCCTCCACCTCAGCGTCCACTATGGCTTGTCCTTCATGCTGGCCCCTGCTGCCTCCTTCTTCTGCCTGCTGTGTGGCCTGCTGATCCTGCTTATGCAGACCGCCTCCAGAGCAGAGTCTGCAAGCGCAGCGCGTGA
- the tmem182b gene encoding transmembrane protein 182 isoform X1, which yields MSFSLSTMRLEVLQFIAGFCGALGSVFLLLSLGTDYWLLASESCDPGDKITTRLRRSTTEDGLQEHQDGPKHVVLAYHEGVFWRCSYVKEIDREEDSMLDFWISRLKKQANLGLKRISSWRSTAYANQPSEKICTPAYLSQVPLSGISTSDSATVHRAFWCIMSVLGLTMVTLGVFVTICGIPTASRRLYEAGGALFITGAHQTPQGTPETSTARPAYLFGGRNVCGVGAGFIHSGTVRPPAQALGMPQPPPQRPLWLVLHAGPCCLLLLPAVWPADPAYADRLQSRVCKRSA from the exons ATGAGCTTCAGTTTATCCACCATGCGGCTGGAAGTGCTGCAGTTCATTGCTGGATTCTGTGGAGCTCTGGGCTCAGTCTTTCTTCTGCTTTCTCTGGGGACCGACTACTGGCTGCTAGCCTCCGAGTCTTGTGATCCAGGGGACAAAATTACTACACGACTTAGGAGATCCACGACAGAG GATGGCCTTCAAGAACATCAAGATGGTCCCAAACATGTGGTCCTGGCCTACCATGAAGGTGTTTTCTGGAGATGCTCCTACGTGAAGGAAATAGACAGAGAAGAGGACAGCATGTTGGACTTTTGGATCAGTAGGTTGAAAAAACAGGCTAATCTGGGGTTAAAAAGGATTTCGTCATGGAGAAGCACTGCTTATG ccaACCAACCGTCAGAGAAGATATGCACACCAGCCTATCTCTCCCAAGTTCCTCTTTCTGgaatttcaacctcagattcagcTACTG TACATAGGGCCTTTTGGTGCATTATGTCTGTGCTGGGACTCACCATGGTTACGCTTGGTGTGTTTGTCACCATCTGCGGCATCCCAACGGCCAGCCGTCGCCTTTATGAGGCTGGAGGAGCTCTCTTCATAACTGGGG CACACCAAACTCCCCAAGGCACCCCTGAAACATCCACTgcaag gcCTGCTTATCTTTTTGGTGGTAGGAACGTTTGCGGCGTGGGTGCAGGGTTCATCCACTCTGGAACAGTACGTCCTCCAGCGCAGGCTCTCGGCATGCCCCAGCCTCCACCTCAGCGTCCACTATGGCTTGTCCTTCATGCTGGCCCCTGCTGCCTCCTTCTTCTGCCTGCTGTGTGGCCTGCTGATCCTGCTTATGCAGACCGCCTCCAGAGCAGAGTCTGCAAGCGCAGCGCGTGA